From the Corythoichthys intestinalis isolate RoL2023-P3 chromosome 13, ASM3026506v1, whole genome shotgun sequence genome, one window contains:
- the LOC130928901 gene encoding astrocytic phosphoprotein PEA-15, translating into MAEYNSLLSDLSDNITNEDLEQLKSACKEDIPEEHSNAIASCKDWFTYLEKNDKLAHDNLSYMEHIFEISRRPDLLTRVIEYRTTVLKIDEDDEIDTKLTRIPSAKKYKDIIRQPSEDEIIKLAPPPKKA; encoded by the exons ATGGCGGAGTACAACTCCCTGCTCAGCGACCTGTCCGACAACATCACCAACGAGGACCTGGAGCAGCTCAAGTCGGCGTGTAAGGAGGACATCCCAGAGGAGCACAGCAACGCCATCGCGTCCTGCAAGGATTGGTTCACCTACCTGGAGAAGAATGACAAGCTAGCGCACG ACAACCTGTCGTACATGGAGCACATCTTCGAGATCTCGCGGCGTCCCGACCTCCTGACCCGCGTGATCGAGTACCGCACCACCGTGCTGAAGATCGACGAGGACGACGAGATCGACACGAAGCTCACGCGCATCCCCTCGGCCAAGAAGTACAAAG ACATCATCCGCCAGCCGTCCGAAGACGAGATCATCAAGTTGGCGCCGCCGCCCAAGAAGGCGTGA
- the casq1b gene encoding calsequestrin-1b yields the protein MKWGWTILGVLLTVGALVSCEDGLRIPQYDGKDRVHDLSAKNYKSIMKKYDVMVIYYHKNVDGDRNAIKQFQIEELALELAAQVLDDLDDEDIGFGLVDEKKDTAVAKKLGLDEVESVYIFANNEIIEYDGELAADTLVEFIYDVMEEPVEIIDNERELKGFHNMDEVIKLVGYFKSEKSAHFIEFDDAAEEFHPFIKFFATFDPKIAKKLKLKMNEVEFYEPFMEESVSIPGKPYTEAELVEYIEQHDRPTLRKLQPHSMYEIWEDDIDGEHIVAFAEEDDPDGFEFLEILKEVARDNTDNPNLSIIWIDPDNFPLLVPYWEKTFRIDLSSPQIGVVDVEDADSVWMEMDDHDEMPTAEELEQWIEDVLSGKIDPDDDDEEDDDDDDDDDDDDDDDDDEDDDDDDDDDDDDDDDDDDDDDDDDDDDDDE from the exons ATGAAGTGGGGCTGGACGATTTTGGGGGTCCTCCTCACCGTGGGGGCCCTGGTTTCCTGCGAGGACGGCTTGCGGATCCCCCAGTACGACGGCAAGGACCGTGTTCACGACCTCAGtgctaagaactacaagtccatcATGAAGAAGTATGACGTGATGGTTATTTACTACCACAAAAACGTGGACGGGGACCGCAACGCCATCAAGCAGTTCCAGATCGAGGAGCTGGCTCTGGAG TTGGCAGCCCAGGTTCTGGATGATCTGGACGATGAAGACATCGGATTTGGCCTCGTGGATGAAAAGAAGGACACGGCCGTGGCCAAAAAGCTCG GCTTGGATGAGGTGGAGAGTGTCTACATCTTCGCTAACAACGAGATCATCGAGTACGACGGCGAGCTGGCCGCCGACACCTTGGTGGAGTTCATCTATGAT GTGATGGAAGAGCCCGTGGAGATCATCGACAATGAACGGGAACTGAAGGGTTTCCACAACATGGATGAGGTCATCAAGCTGGTGGGCTACTTTAAGAGCGAGAAATCTGCTC ATTTCATCGAATTCGACGATGCCGCTGAGGAGTTTCACCCATTCATCAAATTCTTTGCTACCTTCGACCCAAAG ATCGCCAAGAAACTGAAACTGAAGATGAACGAGGTGGAGTTCTACGAACCCTTCATGGAGGAATCGGTCAGCATTCCTGGCAAACCGTACACCGAAGCAGAGTTGGTTGAATACATCGAGCAGCATGACAG ACCAACTCTGAGGAAGCTGCAACCTCACAGCATGTACGAGATCTGG GAGGACGACATCGACGGCGAGCACATCGTGGCCTTCGCTGAGGAAGACGACCCAG ACGGCTTTGAGTTCCTGGAGATCCTGAAGGAGGTCGCGCGCGACAACACCGACAACCCCAACTTGAGCATCATCTGGATCGACCCAGACAACTTCCCCCTG CTGGTTCCATACTGGGAGAAGACCTTCCGCATCGACCTCTCATCCCCTCAGATCGGCGTGGTGGACGTGGAGGAT GCTGACAGCGTTTGGATGGAAATGGACGACCACGATGAAATGCCCACGGCGGAGGAGCTGGAGCAGTGGATTGAGGATGTTCTCTCAGGAAAGATCGACCCCGACGATGATGACGAGGAGGATGATGACGATGATGACGATGACgacgatgatgatgacgatgacgacgacgaagacgacgacgacgatgatgatgatgacgacgatgacgatgatgatgatgacgacgATGACGACGATGATGATGACGACGATGACGACGAATAG